Proteins from one Aspergillus nidulans FGSC A4 chromosome VIII genomic window:
- a CDS encoding uncharacterized protein (transcript_id=CADANIAT00001129): MGQDSAVGEASSQSTRGDGPLSAVEQEDKLHNEVSKVAKRLSTSSASENGQPQVLNPMPGSNLDPSSPAFDARTWVKEFNRLLESDPESAPPRALGVAFKQLGVFAYGTAAEFQKTTGNVLIEAAVYLARWFRGNRHGRRVDILRNFEGVVEKGEMLLVLGPPGSGCSTLLKSLAGETADLNIAPESYINFRGLDLASVRSSFRGDVLYNDELDTHLAHLTVGETLTFASRARSVRHVPGAFSRRQLDTARRDVMMATFGLNHTIDTRVGDDFVRGVSGGERKRVSIAEASLAGAKFQCWDNSTRGLDSANAINFCSSLRLQADLLDVTSVVTLYQAPQAAYDLFDRVTLIYEGRQIFFGHITEAKGYFEKLGFFAPSRQTIPDFLTSMTSAEERRVRPGFEESAPRSPDEFAERWRLSDERRKLLDELASYEQKHPPEVRMAEYDRSRRAEQAQQQRAKSAYTISYPQQVSLTLWRAYRRLLADPGFTIASLLFNVVMALILGSMFYNLKPDTSSFYYRGGIIYFSLLFNAFASQLEVIPSKLNFSVLTIYAERPVVEKQNRYAFYHQSAQAIASYLMDLPYKIINMFVFNILIYFMANLRREAGAFFFFCLTTLLSTLVQSAVFRTLACITRTSEQAMIPSAILSLGLMIYTGFTTPPGYMPGWSRWMAYINPLWYGFEALMANEFHERDFPCASMVPTGQGYANLPSASQICSVVGSEVGSALVNGDSYISKSFDYWNVHKWRLVNSKNTIDTEGQCTNGSRSNRNIGILCGFLAIFFPTYVLAAELAKPPKTRGEILVFGRGKGFHRREQPLDAESQEKDRPVVADKTHGSLQSDTIIAGKDVFHWEDLCYDIKVKGGTRRLLDHIDGWVKPGVSTILMGVSGAGKTTLLDVLATRVTTGVVTGQAMVNGKPTDPSFQHKVGYVQQQDLHLSTMTVREALQFSAVLRQSAEIPKSEKLAYVEQVIDTLEMREFADAVIGVPGEGLNVEQRKRLTIGVELAAKPQLLVFFDEPTSGLDSQTSWVISELIKKLTNSGQAVLCTIHQPSAILFNQFDRLLLIAPGGKTVYFGDLGSGASTLIQYFEKYGTPPCPAGANPAEWMLRVIEPPADGSKGLNWHQIWLDSPEYQAVKAELGHLRNLRTLGSTRGEGLEVENSSQHQEFVASFWTQFSQVLQRTWKHFWRSPTYIWSKIILVVLSSLYLGFSFNVNNSIQGLQNQLWAIFMLLILFINITEQIMPMFLPQRALYEARERPSKIYRWTTYLLSNILIELVWQTLMAVLLYFCWYYPVGFVQNTTSDDQAIRGFAVFLFLWVYLLFTSTMAHFAIFWINLPETAGVLTSLLWMLVGVSMADLPKFWTFMYRVSPATYLVGGIMSNAVANSDVICADREILRMAPIGNLTCNEFLTPYINVAGGLVLNPTSQSTCEYCPLATTNEFLDRFQISYSTRWRDLGLVWVYILVNIVAGMGLYWAFKVPKRRGSKHA; the protein is encoded by the exons ATGGGTCAAGACTCTGCAGTAGGCGAAGCATCTTCGCAGTCCACGCGTGGTGACGGGCCTCTATCAGCAGTGGAACAAGAAGATAAGCTACACAATGAAGTTTCGAAAGTGGCGAAGCGATTGTCgacatcttctgcttcggaaAATGGGCAGCCCCAGGTACTGAACCCGATGCCTGGCAGTAACCTTGACCCTTCGTCTCCCGCATTTGACGCTCGCACCTGGGTCAAGGAGTTCAATAGATTGCTTGAATCAGACCCCGAGTCTGCGCCACCTCGGGCCCTCGGCGTCGCGTTCAAACAACTTGGTGTATTTGCATATGGCACAGCCGCAGAGTTTCAGAAAACCACCGGAAATGTCCTGATTGAAGCAGCAGTTTATCTAGCAAGATGGTTTCGTGGGAACCGACATGGCAGACGCGTCGATATTTTACGCAACTTTGAGGGCGTCGTGGAAAAAGGGGAGATGCTGCTCGTCCTCGGGCCCCCCGGTTCGGGCTGTTCTACTCTTCTCAAGTCGCTAGCAGGGGAAACAGCGGATCTGAACATCGCGCCGGAATCATACATCAACTTCCGAG GGCTGGACCTTGCCAGTGTCCGTTCCTCGTTTCGTGGAGACGTTTTGTAcaatgatgagctcgataCTCACCTGGCGCATCTAACTGTGGGGGAGACTCTGACATTTGCTTCTCGTGCTCGCTCTGTACGACACGTACCGGGGGCCTTCAGCCGCAGGCAGCTGGACACAGCACGCCGCGATGTCATGATGGCCACTTTCGGCTTGAATCATACAATCGATACTCGCGTTGGAGATGACTTCGTGCGTGGAGTCAGCGGAGGAGAGCGCAAGCGAGTCAGTATTGCGGAAGCATCTCTCGCCGGGGCGAAATTCCAGTGTTGGGATAATTCTACGCGCGGGCTCGACAGCGCTAATGCCATTAACTTCTGCAGCAGTTTACGCCTTCAAGCAGACCTTCTTGATGTAACCTCTGTGGTTACCTTGTACCAAGCACCGCAGGCGGCCTACGAT CTCTTTGATCGAGTGACCTTAATCTATGAGGGAAGGCAAATATTCTTTGGTCATATAACCGAAGCAAAAGGTTATTTCGAGAAACTGGGCTTTTTTG CTCCTTCTAGACAAACAATCCCGGATTTTCTCACGTCTATGACGAGTGCGGAGGAGCGACGTGTGAGACCTGGGTTCGAGGAATCAGCGCCTCGCTCACCGGATGAGTTCGCAGAACGATGGCGGCTAAGCGATGAAAGGAGGAAGCTACTGGATGAGCTGGCATCATACGAGCAGAAACACCCCCCAGAGGTGCGAATGGCGGAGTACGACCGGTCCAGGCGAGCTGAAcaggctcagcagcagcgcgcCAAGTCTGCTTATACCATATCATACCCTCAGCAAGTTTCTCTGACTCTTTGGCGGGCTTACCGAAGACTGCTAGCTGATCCTGGTTTCACAATCgcctccttgctcttcaacGTCGTGATGGCGCTTATATTGGGTAGCATGTTCTACAATCTCAAGCCAGATACCTCTAGCTTCTATTACCGTGGAGGGATTATCTACTTTTCGCTCCTTTTCAATGCATTTGCAAGTCAGCTCGAGGTGATTCCGTCTAAGCTCAATTTTTCG GTTCTGACTATCTATGCCGAGCGCCCAGTTGTTGAGAAGCAGAATCGCTATGCCTTCTATCACCAGTCTGCTCAGGCGATTGCGAGCTACCTGATGGATCTACCCTACAAGATCATCAATATGTTTGTTTTCAACATTCTCATTTACTTCATGGCGAATCTGAGGCGAGAAGCGggtgctttcttcttcttttgtctcACCACACTTCTCAGCACTTTAGTTCAATCAGCCGTCTTTCGCACATTGGCCTGCATTACTCGGACTTCCGAGCAGGCTATGATCCCAAGCGCCATTTTAAGTCTTGGGCTCATGATATACACGGGATTTACAACGCCGCCGGGGTATATGCCGGGATGGTCGCGGTGGATGGCGTATATCAACCCCCTATGGTACGGTTTTGAGGCTTTGATGGCGAACGAATTCCATGAACGGGACTTCCCATGTGCTAGCATGGTGCCTACCGGACAAGGATACGCTAACCTCCCATCGGCATCACAAATATGCTCTGTTGTGGGCTCTGAAGTTGGCTCGGCCCTTGTCAATGGGGATAGCTACATCAGCAAGTCGTTTGACTATTGGAACGTACACAAATGGAGGTTAGTGAATTCCAAAAACACGATTGATACAGAAGGACAGTGCACTAACGGGTCTCGCTCGAATAGGAATATTGGGATTCTCTGCGGATTTCTAGCAATCTTTTTCCCTACTTATGTGCTTGCCGCCGAACTTGCCAAGCCACCTAAGACACGCGGTGAAATACTGGTATTCGGTCGTGGCAAAGGATTCCATAGAAGGGAACAGCCCTTGGATGCTGAGAGTCAAGAAAAGGATCGTCCAGTAGTGGCAGATAAAACGCACGGTTCACTGCAGTCTGACACGATTATTGCTGGGAAGGACGTGTTCCACTGGGAGGATCTCTGCTATGATATCAAAGTCAAGGGTGGGACCCGCCGTCTTCTAGACCATATTGATGGCTGGGTCAAACCGGGGGTATCTACTATCCTCATG GGTGTATCTGGCGCAGGTAAAACGACACTCCTAGACGTTCTGGCAACCCGTGTCACCACCGGTGTTGTGACTGGCCAAGCAATGGTGAACGGAAAACCGACAGATCCGTCTTTCCAGCATAAGGTTGGCTATGTTCAACAACAAGATCTCCATCTGAGCACCATGACGGTCCGCGAAGCTCTACAGTTCAGTGCTGTCCTTCGGCAATCCGCCGAAATACCCAAATCTGAAAAACTAGCCTATGTTGAGCAAGTTATTGACACACTGGAAATGCGAGAATTTGCGGATGCCGTTATAGGTGTTCCTGGAGAGGGCCTCAATGTCGAGCAGCGCAAACGCCTAACAATTGGTGTAGAACTGGCCGCTAAGCCTCAGCTCTTAGTCTTCTTCGACGAACCTACCTCGGGGTTGGATTCGCAGACCTCATGGGTCATTTCAGAGCTTATCAAGAAGCTCACCAATAGTGGTCAGGCAGTTCTCTGCACAATTCATCAACCATCTGCCATTCTGTTTAACCAATTTGATCGGCTGCTTCTGATTGCACCAGGAGGAAAGACCGTATACTTCGGCG ATCTAGGCAGCGGTGCCTCAACCTTGATACAATATTTCGAGAAATATGGTACCCCTCCCTGTCCAGCAGGAGCCAACCCCGCAGAGTGGATGCTACGGGTGATCGAGCCGCCTGCTGATGGCTCAAAAGGACTGAATTGGCATCAAATATGGTTGGACTCTCCCGAGTATCAGGCAGTTAAAGCTGAGCTTGGTCACCTTCGAAATCTTCGTACACTAGGATCTACACGCGGAGAGGGTCTTGAGGTTGAAAACAGCTCTCAGCACCAGGAGTTCGTGGCTTCCTTCTGGACACAGTTCAGCCAAGTCTTGCAACGTACCTGGAAGCATTTTTGGCGATCACCGACTTACATCTGGTCTAAAATTATACTGGTCGTCCTTTCT TCTCTTTACTTAGGGTTCAGTTTCAATGTCAACAATTCGATACAAGGGCTTCAGAATCAACTATGGGCCATCTTTATGTTGCTCATTTTGTTCATCAACATTACTGAGCAAATAATGCCCATGTTTCTGCCCCAACGAGCGCTATACGAGGCGCGTGAGCGGCCTTCGAAGATTTATCGATGGACAA CATACCTACTCTCCAATATCCTCATTGAGCTCGTCTGGCAGACTCTCATGGCAGTCTTACTGTACTTCTGCTGGTATTACCCTGTGGGCTTCGTCCAGAACACCACCTCCGATGACCAAGCTATCCGTGGTTTCGCCGTATTTCTATTCCTATGGGTTTATCTACTATTTACCAGCACGATGGCGCACTTCGCCATCTTCTGGATAAACCTTCCGGAAACCGCTGGCGTGCTTACCAGTCTTTTATGGATGCT AGTGGGAGTATCCATGGCCGATCTACCCAAATTTTGGACCTTCATGTATCGTGTGTCCCCCGCAACATATCTGGTTGGGGGCATAATGTCCAACGCAGTCGCCAACTCGGACGTAATATGTGCCGATCGTGAGATCCTCCGAATGGCTCCAATCGGAAACCTTACCTGCAATGAGTTCCTCACTCCGTATATCAATGTCGCTGGCGGCCTTGTGCTCAACCCGACATCGCAGAGCACCTGCGAATACTGTCCACTTGCTACGACAAATGAGTTTCTTGATCGGTTTCAGATCTCCTACAGCACAAGGTGGCGCGACCTTGGGCTTGTATGGGTTTACATTCTTGTCAATATCGTGGCGGGAATGGGACTGTACTGGGCGTTCAAGGTCCCAAAACGAAGGGGTAGCAAGCATGCTTGA
- a CDS encoding alkene reductase (transcript_id=CADANIAT00001130): MPPGLPTTMTETRLFKPIKIGTVQVQHRIGMAPLTRLRANPDRTPTSLMKEYYTQRASVPGTLIITEGTLISTASAGAFPGAPGIWRADQVAAWKEITDAVHKRGSFIYVQLFSMGRAAEKKLAESEGIEVVAPSAIPIPYDEKPDAPIPRAMSVAEIQQTIVDFVKASKDALTAGFDGVEIHGANGYLLDQFLQDTSNQRDDEYGGSVANRSRLLHQVLQKVAKAIGADKVGLRLSPWSRFQGMRMDDPIPQFADIIDKASDLNLAYLSLIEARVFGARDYEGSLDGDKETLDFVYERWHGPVLVAGGYELEKARRLVDEQYPKKDIVVLFGRHFISNPDLVYRFKEGVELTKYQRETFYEIRSAVGYVDYPFSKEYSATINLAGSRVGRLSDLRKCGSPGLDFSSSKS, translated from the exons ATGCCCCCTGGCCTACCGACCACAATGACAGAAACACGCCTCTTTAAGCCGATCAAAATTGGCACCGTCCAGGTCCAGCACCGCATCGGAATGGCACCCTTAACCCGCCTGCGCGCAAATCCCGACCGTACCCCAACATCGCTGATGAAGGAGTACTACACTCAACGAGCCTCAGTCCCCGGAACCCTGATAATCACGGAGGGCACGCTGATCTCAACAGCCTCTGCAGGAGCTTTCCCAGGCGCCCCTGGCATCTGGCGCGCCGACCAAGTCGCCGCGTGGAAAGAGATCACTGATGCAGTCCACAAAAGAGGCAGCTTCATCTATGTGCAGCTGTTTAGTATGGGTCGCGCTGCGGAGAAAAAGTTGGCAGAGAGCGAGGGAATAGAGGTCGTGGCACCTAGCGCGATTCCCATCCCGTATGATGAGAAACCTGATGCGCCTATTCCGCGGGCAATGAGCGTTGCCGAGATTCAGCAGACGATTGTGGATTTCGTGAAGGCGTCAAAGGACGCACTGACTGCTGGTTTCGATGGGGTGGAGATCCATGGTGCGAATGGGTATCTCCTTGATCAGTTCCTCCAAGACACGAGTAACCAGCGCGACGACGAGTACGGGGGCAGCGTGGCGAATCGGTCACGACTCCTCCATCAAGTCCTGCAGAAAGTCGCAAAGGCTATCGGTGCCGACAAGGTCGGACTGCGCCTTAGTCCCTGGTCGCGGTTCCAGGGAATGCGAATGGACGATCCGATTCCGCAGTTTGCAGATATCATCGACAAGGCAAGCGACCTTAATCTCGCGTACCTGTCGCTCATCGAGGCCCGAGTCTTTGGTGCTCGTGATTATGAGGGGAGTCTAGATGGGGATAAAGAAACATTGGACTTCGTGTACGAGCGTTGGCATGGACCGGTTCTTGTTGCGGGTGGATATGAGCTCGAAAAGGCGCGGAGGCTAGTTGATGAGCAGTACCCGAAGAAGGATATTGTTGTTCTGTTTGGACGGCATTTCATCTCGAATCCGGATCTTGTGTATCGGTTCAAGGAAGGGGTAGAATTGACCAAGTACCAGCGTGAGACGTTCTATGAAATCCGCTCGGCGGTGGGCTATGTGGACTATCCATTCAGTAAGGAGTACTCGGCGACC ATCAACCTCGCTGGAAGCCGCGTGGGCAG GCTTTCAGATTTACGAAAATGTGGTAGCCCAGGTTTGGACTTTTCCTCATCGAAATCCTAA
- a CDS encoding uncharacterized protein (transcript_id=CADANIAT00001131): MVEDFRFISIQVNDHAKDKASQRQARSHAVKRALERKRKQQQLSRANFIIKTFKDRDLDKSGRTETPCTVTSSSLAPVVSHLSGALDPFQTLAVNSSRLQALLGDYRARQAPEPVFSVAQELAFQSFRSVFRTGFDDPALINAVMLALAYAVTGGNLDRECLRYQGQAITYIRERMASEDDAASEATIGAILLIAGVAARLGLTYQVELHMGAVQQLLKICQRKSVNLTAGIKRAIFWSAYLLTISSLRRQDLNSTLLAGSRRIVDHTTFAVLLWTRNAFASSDYRLPPGFQSRSHMFGKKFTAVLEDLHALQCMRNVPQQQKADAMVMLHINNHTASVQSRLIALSDLSRLQDCCRLAACLCSVTLCCKVWCELVIPSHISSQLLIQIREARYADPVIWNGDTNSDLLVWLLYIGGSFAPKGVVRSGYLELLAPYSYFSWPELHDHMRQFFWSDHAFLAPVRALWREMSQIHFR, from the exons ATGGTCGAGGATTTTCGGTTCATTTCGATACAAGTTAATGACCACGCAAAGGACAAGGCGTCACAGCGTCAAGCGCGCTCTCACGCGGTCAAGAGAGCGCTGGAAAGGAAACGTAAACAGCAGCAACTTTCCAGGGCCAATTTTATCATAAAAACATTTAAAGACCGCGATCTCGATAAATCCGGCAGGACAGAGACACCATGTACAGTCACTAGCTCCAGTCTAGCTCCAGTTGTGTCCCACCTCTCAGGGGCTCTGGATCCGTTCCAGACCCTTGCAGTGAATTCATCAAGGCTGCAGGCGTTACTTGGTGATT ACAGGGCCAGGCAGGCACCGGAGCCGGTCTTTAGCGTAGCCCAGGAACTTGCTTTTCAGAGTTTTCGCTCGGTCTTCCGAACCGGTTTCGATGATCCCGCTCTTATCAATGCTGTAATGCTAGCCCTCGCGTATGCAGTCACCGGCGGGAACCTTGATCGGGAGTGCCTGCGGTACCAGGGTCAGGCGATTACATATATCCGTGAGCGGATGGCTTCTGAGGACGACGCGGCTTCGGAGGCGACTATTGGGGCTATATTGCTGATCGCTGGAGTGGCG GCTCGCCTCGGATTGACATATCAGGTGGAACTGCATATGGGCGCAGTGCAGCAGCTCCTCAAGATCTGCCAGAGAAAGAGTGTCAATCTGACTGCTGGAATCAAGCGAGCCATTTTCTGGTCAGCTTACCTA CTGACCATATCATCTCTGCGCAGGCAAGACCTGAACTCGACCCTTCTCGCAGGCTCCAGGCGCATAGTCGACCACACCACATTCGCTGTTCTTCTCTGGACACGGAATGCATTCGCTTCAAGCGACTATCGTCTTCCTCCGGGATTCCAGTCCCGGTCACATATGTTCGGTAAGAAGTTTACTGCTGTGCTCGAAGATCTCCACGCTCTGCAATGCATGCGGAATGTCCCTCAACAACAGAAAGCCGATGCAATGGTCATGCTCCATATTAACAATCACACCGCATCTGTCCAATCCCGTCTTATTGCGCTATCAGACCTATCCCGGTTGCAAGATTGTTGTCGCCTAGCGGCGTGCTTATGTTCCGTGACGCTGTGCTGTAAGGTTTGGTGTGAGCTGGTGATTCCG TCCCACATTTCATCCCAGCTCCTTATCCAAATTCGGGAGGCGCGATATGCCGACCCCGTGATATGGAACGGTGATACCAACTCTGATTTACTCGTCTGGCTACTCTATATTGGCGGCTCATTTGCTCCAAAAGGGGTAGTTCGCTCGGGCTATCTGGAACTGCTTGCCCCTTATTCCTACTTTTCGTGGCCGGAACTACATGACCATATGAGACAGTTCTTCTGGTCCGATCACGCTTTCTTGGCGCCAGTTAGAGCGCTGTGGCGCGAGATGTCGCAGATTCACTTCCGGTGA
- a CDS encoding SDR family oxidoreductase (transcript_id=CADANIAT00001132), whose product MSSKVWFITGCSSGFGRELAIAAAQNNDTVVATSRDVSKLADLVPLGVIPKTLDIRASDAEIKAVVDDVEASIGPIDILVNNAGYILEGAVEECRIPCSNAEMSSNDEILAQFDVNVFSQIRLLRAVLPSMRARRAGVIANLGSIAGWDGTPAAGFYCASKAAIAIYTESLRHEVAPLGIDVTCIEPGYFRTNFLTTSGGHKVTARKRINDLHAGTQQARDALAAYNLHQPGDPVKGARVIVEALTKAGRCEGRSLPGRLALGLDAIATIGESMKREQEMMDTWRDIISSTDCADV is encoded by the exons ATGTCGTCAAAAGTCTGGTTCATCACCGGTTGCTCGTCTGGGTTCGGCCGCGAgctcgccattgccgctgctcAGAACAACGACACCGTGGTGGCGACCTCGCGCGACGTCTCTAAGCTCGCCGATCTCGTTCCACTCGGTGTCATCCCCAAAACACTTGATATTCGAGCGAGCGATGCGGAAAtcaaggctgttgttgacgaTGTTGAAGCTAGTATTGGACCCATTGACATTCTTGTCAATAACGCCGGGTATATCCTCGAAGGAGCGGTAGAGGAGTGCAG AATCCCCTGTTCTAACGCGGAAATGAGCAGTAACGATGAAATTCTCGCCCAATTTGACGTGAATGTCTTCTCCCAGATCCGGCTTCTCCGCGCCGTTCTCCCCTCCATGCGTGCCCGCAGAGCCGGGGTCATCGCCAATCTCGGCTCTATTGCTGGGTGGGATGGTACTCCCGCTGCGGGATTCTATTGTGCCTCGAAAGCTGCAATTGCCATCTACACTGAATCCCTTCGGCACGAGGTTGCTCCGCTCGGAATCGACGTGACATGCATTGAGCCAGGCTATTTCCGCACCAACTTCCTCACCACCAGCGGCGGGCACAAGGTCACTGCGCGGAAACGGATCAATGACTTACATGCTGGCACTCAGCAGGCTCGTGATGCGTTGGCTGCTTATAATCTCCACCAGCCTGGTGACCCGGTCAAGGGGGCAAGGGTTATTGTTGAGGCTCTTACGAAGGCGGGCCGTTGTGAAGGGCGAAGCTTACCTGGAAGGCTGGCGTTGGGACTGGATGCTATAGCGACGATTGGCGAAAGTATGAAGCGTGAACAGGAGATGATGGACACTTGGAGGGATATCATTAGTTCTACGGATTGCGCTGATGTTTAG
- a CDS encoding uncharacterized protein (transcript_id=CADANIAT00001133), translated as MRFFSTILPIALIAGASALTSEDIRDTEDGYMVITAQCSDDYWTCLTSCPLTAPASFCITWPLTCTIIYC; from the exons atgcgcttcttctccactATCCTGCCCATTGCCCTCATTGCAGGGGCAAGTGCCCTGACGT CCgaggatatcagagacaCAGAAGACGGCTATATGGTGATCACAGCTCAATGCAGTGATGACTATTGGACCTGCCTCACCAGCTGCCCACTGACCGCGCCCGCCTCATTTTGCATTACTTGGCCACTCACCTGCACTATCATTTACTGTTAA
- a CDS encoding GMC family oxidoreductase (transcript_id=CADANIAT00001134) gives MYLARIPLLKSLANTSSQVLIPAAMDQVLPETTAYCDFDRGLLAMSFLCPVNTKQISFPGTILNGGTGILPSYDYVIVGGGVSGLVVANRLTEDPESMVTSFDIDLMPVKLTVQVATVLVIEAGKIDNHSPAIQYPRNVLLAPVNNSWPITSLPDAELNDRTTPVQAGLVLGGGGAINGMAFDRGSPGDYDLWGKLIGDDSWSWIGLLPYFKKSETFTPPSEDLQEEFGIGFEPDAHGFAGPVHSSYPPFITTTQKSFIRAVRQAGLPIQLDGSANAIGGFWSPNSLDPVTRERSYGRTTYHELSNERQNYHVLLEALVTRLTPDLSGVEYVPGYDPTFNVIPQGAERRKVRARKEIIMAAGAIHTPKILQLSGIGSSDVLHGLGVEQVIDLPAVGENFQDHPVLYGSQELTNLSDPTQLLSYTYSNATYDAEQGALYELNRTGRWTASWENILSFLTAEYLNVSTTSLTQAAQQPADKFLRPGLDPTIVQGYEKVKSATLKSMIEGRITLTENLIGGIVSLQKPLSRGSVRAASTDPYNMPLVDYRAFTNPLDLAIFTQGIRFNTDVLPTTDAYQELGTVVHFPTPGLSNTELEAVIRSSAAPTFNHASGTCAMLKLEDGGCVDNELRLYGSMGRIRVVDASIFPVIPSAHTQSTVYAVAERAADIIRERH, from the exons ATGTATCTTGCCAGGATTCCCCTACTCAAATCGCTCGCTAATACCAGCAGCCAAGTTCTCATCCCCGCAGCGATGGACCAAGTTCTTCCAGAAACGACCGCATACTGCGACTTTGACAGGGG TTTGCTTGCTATGTCTTTTCTCTGCCCTGTGAACACCAAGCAAATTTCATTTCCCGGAACAATCCTCAATGGAGGGACCGGTATATTGCCCTCTTATGATTATGTTATTGTCGGAGGTGGTGTGAGCGGCCTCGTGGTCGCGAATCGCCTTACCGAGGACCCGGAGAGTATGGTCACATCATTTGATATTGATCTAATGCCGGTAAAGCTGACGGTGCAAGTAGCAACCGTATTAGTGATCGAGGCTGGGAAGAT TGACAATCACTCCCCAGCGATTCAGTACCCACGAAATGTTTTGCTGGCTCCGGTGAACAATAGCTGGCCGATTACctctcttccagatgccGAACTCAATGACCGTACAACGCCTGTGCAAGCCGGTCTAGTGctcggtggaggaggagccatCAACGGTATGGCCTTTGATCGGGGGTCTCCCGGTGATTATGACCTTTGGGGTAAACTTATCGGGGACGAtagctggagctggataGGGCTTTTGCCGTATTTTAAGAAG AGTGAAACATTCACGCCCCCATCCGAGGATTTACAAGAAGAGTTTGGAATCGGCTTTGAACCGGACGCGCATGGGTTTGCTGGACCAGTTCACTCTTCATATCCCCCGTTCATTACTACGACTCAGA AGTCATTTATCCGTGCGGTTCGTCAAGCTGGCCTTCCAATTCAGCTTGATGGCTCTGCCAATGCTATAGGAGGTTTCTGGAGTCCGAACTCGCTTGATCCAGTCACACGAGAGCGTTCGTACGGACGAACAACTTACCATGAGCTTTCAAATGAGAGACAGAATTATCACGTGCTGCTAGAAGCCCTCGTTACTAGACTTACGCCTGACTTATCCGGTGTCGAATACGTCCCTGGATATGACCCGACCTTTAATGTTATACCCCAAGGCGCAGAGCGCCGCAAGGTACGGGCTCGAAAAGAaatcatcatggccgccggTGCGATACATACGCCCAAGATCCTGCAACTCTCGGGAATAGGCTCATCAGACGTCCTCCATGGTCTGGGTGTTGAACAAGTTATCGATCTTCCTGCCGTCGGCGAGAACTTCCAAGACCACCCAGTCCTATACGGCTCGCAGGAATTGACGAACCTGAGTGATCCAACACAGCTTCTATCGTATACGTACTCGAACGCGACATACGACGCAGAACAGGGGGCGCTATACGAGCTCAATCGGACCGGTCGATGGACTGCCTCATGGGAAAATATCTTGTCCTTCCTCACGGCGGAATATCTAAATGTTTCAACGACGAGCTTGACACAGGCGGCTCAGCAACCAGCGGATAAGTTCCTTCGTCCCGGTCTAGATCCGACAATCGTCCAAGGCTACGAGAAAGTTAAGTCCGCCACGCTAAAGTCCATGATTGAGGGCAGAATAACCCTAACGGAGAATTTGATCGGGGGAATCGTAAGCCTCCAGAAGCCACTCAGCCGGGGATCTGTCCGCGCGGCCTCAACTGACCCGTACAACATGCCACTTGTTGATTACCGTGCGTTCACTAATCCACTGGACCTGGCAATCTTTACCCAAGGTATCCGATTCAACACAGACGTTCTTCCCACGACGGATGCATACCAGGAGCTGGGAACTGTTGTACATTTCCCGACCCCAGGCTTGTCCAACACGGAGCTTGAAGCTGTAATTCGGTCGTCCGCCGCTCCCACCTTCAACCACGCTAGTGGTACGTGCGCAATGCTGAAGCTAGAAGACGGAGGATGCGTTGATAACGAGCTGAGGTTATATGGCTCCATGGGGCGCATCCGAGTCGTAGACGCCTCTATATTCCCTGTCATTCCGTCTGCCCATACACAGAGCACTGTCTACGCAGTAGCCGAGAGAGCAGCAGATATAATCAGGGAACGGCACTAG
- a CDS encoding uncharacterized protein (transcript_id=CADANIAT00001135), whose translation MSTRGSLTSGILRSQEEHANFTKQCNNTSCLCWFWEDHYKFSGSLLTNGLPNGDELNGGQNVINYVDVDPSFKGHCCISLL comes from the exons ATGTCTACTCGAGGGAGCCTAACTAGTGGAATTTTGAggagtcaagaagaacatgCTAA TTTCACCAAGCAGTGTAACAACACCAGCTGCTTGTGCTGGTTCTGGGAAGACCACTACAAGTTCTCCGGCAGTCTCCTCACAAACGGCCTACCGAATGGGGATGAACTAAACGGCGGTCAAAACGTGATCAACTACGTTGACGTAGATCCCAGCTTCAAGGGCCACTGCTG TATCTCACTCTTATAA